From Polypterus senegalus isolate Bchr_013 chromosome 15, ASM1683550v1, whole genome shotgun sequence, the proteins below share one genomic window:
- the nt5c3a gene encoding cytosolic 5'-nucleotidase 3 isoform X2 produces MPEFQKKTVHIRDPEKVEEIICGLIKGGATKLQIITDFDMTLSKFSCNGKRCPTCHNIIDNCKLVTEECREKLLRLKNTYYPIEIDPQLSIEEKFPFIVEWYFKSHTLLIEQGLQKEKLPEVVMESDVSLREGYEMFFDKLHQHNIPVFIFSAGLGDILEEIIRQAGVYHPNIKVVSNFMDFDENGVLRGFKGELIHVYNKHDGALKNTDYFRQLKDNCNIILLGDSLGDLNMADGVTSVENILKIGFLNDKVDALLEKYMELYDIVLVKDETLDVPNSILQKIL; encoded by the exons ATGCCAGAGTTTCAGAAGAAAACTGTTCACATCCGGGACCCAGAGAAGGTGGAGGAGATCATCTGTGGGCTTATCAAAGGTGGGGCTACCAAATTACAG ATTATAACAGACTTTGATATGACACTCAGTAAGTTCTCCTGCAATGGAAAGCGATGCCCAACGTGTCACA ATATCATTGACAATTGCAAACTAGTAACAGAGGAATGCCGTGAAAAG CTGTTGAGGCTAAAGAACACCTACTATCCGATTGAGATCGACCCACAACTCAGCATTGAAGAGAAATTTCCCTTCATTGTGGAGTG gTACTTCAAGTCACACACTTTACTCATTGAGCAAGGCCTGCAGAAGGAGAAGCTGCCAGAGGTGGTGATGGAGTCAGATGTCTCCCTGAG GGAGGGATATGAGATGTTCTTTGACAAGCTCCATCAGCACAATATTCCTGTGTTCATCTTCTCAGCTGGTCTGGGGGATATACTGGAGGAAATCATTCGGCAAGCAGGCGTCTACCACCCCAACATTAAAGTTGTCTCCAACTTCATGGACTTCGATGAAAAT gGTGTCCTGAGGGGATTCAAAGGGGAGCTGATCCATGTCTACAATAAGCATGATGGTGCCTTAAAGAACACAGACTACTTCAGACAGCTTAAAGACAACTGCAACATCATTCTTCTTGGCGACTCGCTGGGTGACTTAAACATGGCTGATGGAGTTACCAGTGTTGAGAACATCCTGAAGATTGGCTTTTTAAATGATAAG GTGGAtgctcttctagaaaagtacatGGAATTATATGATATAGTTTTAGTCAAGGATGAGACACTCGATGTGCCCAATTCCATCTTGCAGAAGATTCTCTGA